One genomic window of Candidatus Nitrospira nitrosa includes the following:
- a CDS encoding polysaccharide biosynthesis/export family protein: MRYVLWLLTSVFAIIPFSGSGFCESGPSKPDAGKSPTDIPMLSTTVLQTEKAVSQAMMDKLSNAVSSEYVIGAEDVLDITVWRNPDLSRQVQVRPDGRFSMPIIRDVVAVGKTPTKLADEMTNRLKEYVQNPVVAVTLKEVNSSNIFLLGEVASPGKYPLKSKTTLLQGITIAGGFKETAARNQIVIFRFTDVAPGLKRFTASYDDIVLRSGIADNFELKPGDTLVVPSESMVVFPGR; this comes from the coding sequence ATGCGATATGTTCTATGGTTGCTAACGAGTGTCTTCGCCATTATCCCATTCTCAGGATCAGGGTTCTGCGAGTCAGGTCCAAGTAAGCCGGATGCCGGTAAGTCGCCCACTGATATTCCCATGTTGTCTACCACGGTCCTGCAGACTGAGAAGGCAGTCAGTCAGGCGATGATGGACAAGCTGTCCAATGCGGTCAGCAGTGAATATGTGATCGGTGCCGAAGATGTATTGGACATTACCGTCTGGAGGAATCCAGACTTGTCCAGACAAGTGCAGGTACGTCCTGATGGGAGATTTTCAATGCCGATCATTCGGGATGTCGTTGCCGTGGGAAAAACGCCCACCAAATTGGCTGATGAAATGACGAATCGACTCAAAGAATATGTCCAAAATCCTGTCGTTGCAGTTACCTTGAAGGAGGTCAATAGCTCCAATATCTTCTTGCTCGGCGAGGTTGCGAGTCCTGGCAAGTATCCGCTGAAGAGCAAGACGACGCTCTTGCAGGGCATTACCATAGCGGGAGGCTTTAAGGAGACTGCGGCGAGAAATCAGATCGTCATTTTTCGGTTTACGGACGTTGCTCCAGGGCTGAAGCGATTCACGGCGAGTTACGACGATATTGTACTCCGAAGCGGAATCGCGGATAACTTTGAACTCAAGCCTGGTGATACGCTCGTGGTTCCAAGCGAATCAATGGTGGTGTTCCCTGGTCGATAG
- a CDS encoding THUMP domain-containing class I SAM-dependent RNA methyltransferase, with the protein MDSTTQRFFAPCPRGLEGILEAELQSLGVPMTTKTEGGVGFNAPWSTTYWINLKSHIASRVLWEVGQRAYKTEQDVYHAAYALAWPDWFTPTQTIKVKVSARRCPLPSLDFLTLRIKDAICDKFVAAQHKRPSVDTQRPNIRVDAFLDQSTVTFYLDTSGEPLFKRGHRLGPVEAPLRENLAAGILRLTGWTPHDLLLDPMCGSGTIPLEAALMARQVAPGIARNFGFERLLTHDATQWERQREAARAKQVAAAPSAIYASDRDPAMVEIAQRTFQGAGIADDIRLKQSDILDLLAPAAQGVMVINPPYGVRLSRRDELESFYPKLGDWLKQRFAGWRAYVLTGDARVPKLIGLTPSKRIPLFNGALECRLYEFVIVQGGARRRLIPPKS; encoded by the coding sequence AGGGGGTGTCGGCTTCAACGCACCCTGGTCGACCACGTATTGGATCAATCTCAAGTCACACATCGCCAGTCGCGTCCTGTGGGAAGTCGGCCAGCGTGCTTACAAAACGGAACAGGATGTCTACCACGCCGCGTACGCACTAGCCTGGCCTGATTGGTTCACCCCCACACAGACGATCAAAGTAAAGGTGAGCGCCCGTCGTTGTCCTCTCCCCAGCCTGGACTTTCTGACCCTCCGGATCAAAGATGCGATCTGCGATAAATTTGTCGCCGCACAGCACAAGCGACCCAGCGTCGATACGCAACGTCCCAACATCAGGGTCGATGCCTTTCTCGATCAGAGCACCGTCACGTTCTACCTGGATACGTCCGGTGAGCCTCTGTTTAAGCGCGGCCATCGACTGGGCCCCGTCGAAGCGCCGCTCAGGGAAAATTTGGCGGCAGGCATCCTGCGTCTCACCGGCTGGACGCCCCATGACCTGTTGCTCGATCCCATGTGTGGGAGCGGGACGATTCCACTCGAAGCCGCTCTTATGGCTCGTCAGGTCGCGCCAGGCATCGCGCGGAATTTTGGCTTTGAGCGGCTGCTGACCCACGACGCGACACAATGGGAACGGCAACGCGAAGCAGCTAGGGCCAAACAAGTAGCCGCCGCCCCGTCCGCCATCTATGCCTCTGATCGTGACCCCGCGATGGTAGAGATTGCGCAGCGAACGTTTCAAGGCGCTGGAATTGCCGACGACATTCGGTTAAAGCAGAGTGATATACTTGACCTCTTAGCACCCGCCGCACAGGGAGTAATGGTCATCAACCCACCCTATGGCGTCCGTCTCAGCCGACGGGACGAACTGGAATCGTTCTACCCAAAACTGGGCGATTGGCTGAAACAGCGCTTCGCCGGATGGCGTGCCTATGTGCTGACCGGCGACGCCCGCGTGCCGAAGCTGATCGGACTCACGCCATCGAAACGTATTCCTCTCTTCAACGGAGCGTTGGAATGTCGGCTCTATGAGTTCGTCATCGTCCAAGGCGGCGCGAGACGACGCCTCATACCTCCGAAATCCTAA